A single genomic interval of Candidatus Kapaibacterium thiocyanatum harbors:
- a CDS encoding pantetheine-phosphate adenylyltransferase yields the protein MQKHAMYPGSFDPITNGHVDVIERAATMFAKVTVVIAKNSKKTPLFDEEERIAMAREALQHLTNVDVVLHQGLVVDFARTNAVNVIIRGLRAVTDFEYEFQIALMNRKLEPALSTIFLMPHERYTYLNSSIIRELGRYFQDISEFVPTVVAERMKKKFPRP from the coding sequence ATGCAGAAACACGCCATGTATCCCGGATCGTTCGATCCGATCACCAATGGCCACGTCGACGTAATCGAACGTGCGGCGACGATGTTCGCCAAGGTCACCGTCGTCATCGCCAAGAACAGCAAGAAGACGCCGCTGTTCGATGAGGAAGAACGCATCGCAATGGCCCGTGAAGCGCTGCAGCACCTGACGAACGTCGACGTCGTCCTGCATCAGGGCCTGGTCGTCGACTTCGCCCGGACGAATGCCGTCAACGTCATTATCCGCGGCCTTCGTGCCGTGACCGACTTCGAATACGAATTCCAGATCGCGCTCATGAACAGGAAGCTGGAGCCGGCACTGTCCACCATCTTCCTCATGCCTCACGAGCGCTACACGTATCTGAACTCGAGTATCATCCGCGAACTGGGACGCTATTTCCAGGACATTTCCGAGTTCGTGCCCACCGTCGTGGCCGAACGCATGAAGAAAAAGTTCCCCCGTCCATGA
- a CDS encoding 50S ribosomal protein L35, translated as MPKMKTTSGAKKRFKLTGTGQIKRQKANRSHILTSKNRKRKRNLRNDTLVDASNMRLVKHCLALG; from the coding sequence ATGCCGAAGATGAAAACGACATCGGGCGCCAAGAAGCGCTTCAAGCTGACCGGTACCGGCCAGATCAAGCGTCAGAAGGCGAACCGCAGCCACATCCTGACCAGCAAGAACCGCAAGCGCAAGCGCAACCTGCGTAACGACACGCTCGTCGACGCATCGAACATGCGCCTCGTGAAGCACTGCCTGGCGCTGGGATGA
- a CDS encoding ribosomal protein S12 methylthiotransferase RimO: MAEQPRRVHIITLGCSKNTVDSETLAGHLRANHLELASSVDDADTLVINTCGFIDAAKEESVNTILEAGKLKSEGRLQTLIVAGCLSERYGDELRREMPEVDHFFGTEAYEPIIKAISPDLKYSLLGERVLSTPQHFAYMKISEGCDNPCSFCAIPVMRGNHRSTPVEALVKQAQGLVAQGVKELVLVAQDLTYYGLDIYGGRKLADLLTALADDSGAEWIRCMYAYPAKFPLDILPVIRDKRNICSYLDMPLQHASSNVLKNMRRGITRRATEELLDRIRQEIPDITLRSTFIVGYPSETEADFDELMDFIAEQRLDRVGVFTYSQEDDTYAYILGDPIPSEVKEERQQRIMELQRDISLEKNTEKIGSIVRVLVEEEVNGEYRCRSEADAPEVDNEVYVRSDRPLTPGSFVDVEIEDAVEFDLFGTAIAR; this comes from the coding sequence ATGGCGGAACAGCCGCGCCGCGTCCATATCATCACGCTCGGCTGCAGCAAGAATACCGTCGACAGCGAAACGCTCGCCGGACATCTCCGTGCGAACCACCTCGAACTCGCCTCGAGCGTTGACGATGCCGATACGCTCGTCATCAATACCTGCGGCTTCATCGATGCAGCCAAGGAAGAAAGCGTCAATACCATCCTCGAAGCCGGAAAGCTGAAGTCCGAAGGCAGGCTTCAGACCCTCATCGTGGCGGGATGTCTCTCCGAACGCTATGGCGACGAATTGCGCCGTGAGATGCCGGAAGTGGATCACTTCTTCGGTACCGAAGCCTATGAGCCGATCATCAAGGCCATCTCTCCCGACCTCAAGTATTCACTGCTGGGCGAACGCGTGCTCTCCACGCCGCAACACTTCGCCTATATGAAGATTTCGGAAGGCTGCGACAATCCATGTTCCTTCTGCGCCATCCCCGTCATGCGCGGGAATCACCGCAGCACTCCCGTCGAAGCGCTCGTCAAGCAGGCCCAGGGCCTCGTGGCGCAGGGAGTGAAGGAACTCGTCCTCGTCGCACAGGACCTTACCTACTACGGGCTCGACATCTACGGCGGCCGCAAGCTCGCCGACCTGCTCACGGCCCTGGCCGACGATTCGGGCGCGGAGTGGATCCGTTGCATGTATGCCTATCCGGCCAAGTTCCCTCTCGACATCCTCCCCGTCATCCGCGACAAGCGGAACATATGCTCGTACCTCGACATGCCGTTGCAGCATGCATCGAGTAACGTACTGAAGAACATGCGTCGCGGCATCACACGCCGCGCGACGGAAGAGCTGCTCGACCGTATCCGCCAGGAGATTCCCGACATCACGCTGAGAAGCACGTTCATCGTGGGATATCCCAGCGAAACGGAAGCGGATTTCGACGAGTTGATGGACTTCATCGCGGAGCAACGTCTCGACCGCGTAGGCGTCTTCACGTATTCGCAGGAAGACGATACCTATGCCTACATCCTCGGTGATCCCATTCCCTCGGAGGTCAAGGAAGAACGGCAGCAACGCATCATGGAACTGCAGCGCGACATTTCGCTCGAGAAGAATACGGAGAAGATCGGAAGCATCGTCAGGGTTCTCGTCGAAGAAGAAGTGAACGGCGAATACCGCTGCCGCAGCGAGGCGGACGCTCCCGAAGTCGACAACGAAGTCTACGTCCGTTCGGACCGTCCGCTGACACCAGGATCCTTCGTCGACGTCGAGATCGAGGATGCCGTCGAATTCGACCTCTTCGGTACCGCTATCGCTCGATGA
- a CDS encoding phenylalanine--tRNA ligase subunit alpha, whose amino-acid sequence MMLDKINRLRATIEGELSAITTADEAEQFRLRHMVRKGTLQALVDDLRSVPKEEKPAIGKALNELRTFAEERYTMLKDALGPRDTTPRIDVTLPGRTMGAGTIHPIAQMLDRITDIFTSLGFEVAAGPDIEDDMHNFGKLNFAPDHPARDMQDTFFVEGGDRNDLVLRTHTSSVQIRAMETMTPPIRCIMPGRVYRNEAVSARSLAEFHQVEGLYIDKGVSMADMKGTIMAFARRLYDEAHAQFRFRTSYFPFTEPSAEIDMSCFICKGKGCRICKHSGWLEICGCGMVHPNVLRDCGIDPEEYSGFAFGFGVERAVMMMTGIDDIRMLYDNDLRVLRQF is encoded by the coding sequence ATCATGCTCGACAAGATCAACCGATTGCGTGCGACGATAGAAGGCGAACTGTCGGCCATCACGACGGCCGACGAAGCGGAGCAGTTCCGCTTGCGCCACATGGTCCGCAAGGGAACCCTGCAGGCCCTGGTCGACGATCTCCGCTCCGTACCGAAGGAAGAGAAGCCCGCCATCGGCAAGGCGCTGAACGAGCTCCGTACCTTCGCGGAAGAGCGTTATACCATGCTGAAGGATGCTCTCGGCCCCCGCGACACGACGCCCCGCATCGATGTGACGCTGCCCGGCCGCACCATGGGTGCCGGTACGATCCATCCCATCGCACAGATGCTGGACCGTATCACGGACATCTTCACGTCGCTCGGCTTCGAAGTGGCCGCAGGGCCGGACATCGAAGACGACATGCACAACTTCGGCAAGCTCAACTTCGCGCCGGACCATCCGGCACGGGATATGCAGGATACGTTCTTCGTCGAAGGCGGGGACCGGAACGATCTCGTCCTCCGCACGCATACGTCGTCCGTTCAGATCCGCGCGATGGAAACGATGACGCCGCCGATCCGGTGCATCATGCCGGGACGCGTCTATCGTAACGAAGCCGTCAGTGCGCGCTCGTTGGCCGAATTCCACCAGGTCGAAGGTCTGTACATCGACAAGGGCGTGAGCATGGCCGATATGAAGGGGACGATCATGGCCTTCGCCCGACGTCTCTACGACGAAGCCCATGCGCAGTTCCGCTTCCGTACGTCCTACTTCCCGTTCACGGAGCCGAGCGCCGAGATCGACATGTCGTGCTTCATCTGCAAGGGAAAAGGTTGCCGCATCTGCAAGCACTCCGGCTGGCTGGAGATCTGCGGCTGCGGTATGGTCCACCCCAACGTCCTGCGCGACTGCGGCATCGATCCGGAAGAATATTCAGGATTCGCCTTCGGTTTCGGCGTCGAACGTGCGGTGATGATGATGACGGGTATCGACGATATCCGTATGCTCTACGATAACGATCTGCGCGTCCTGCGTCAGTTCTGA
- a CDS encoding 50S ribosomal protein L20 yields the protein MRATKKAAAHNRKKKYFTLAKGYWGSRSKLWRIVKHHVEKGLQYAYRDRRNKKRTFRNLWIVRINAAARMHGTTYSRLMHGMKKNDIVINRKVLANLAMNHPEIFTAVVKQAMGK from the coding sequence ATGCGCGCAACCAAAAAAGCAGCGGCACACAACCGCAAGAAGAAATACTTCACGCTGGCGAAAGGCTACTGGGGCTCCCGCTCCAAACTGTGGCGCATCGTCAAGCACCACGTCGAGAAGGGCCTCCAGTACGCCTACCGCGACCGCCGCAACAAGAAGCGTACGTTCCGCAACCTGTGGATCGTCCGTATCAACGCAGCAGCACGTATGCACGGTACCACGTATTCCCGCCTCATGCACGGCATGAAGAAGAACGACATCGTGATCAACCGCAAGGTTCTCGCCAATCTGGCCATGAATCACCCGGAAATCTTCACGGCCGTCGTCAAGCAGGCGATGGGCAAGTAA
- a CDS encoding endopeptidase La — protein sequence MNTNDEVLSTIEQAEKRGTAVPGTLPVLPLRDIVIYPHMIFPVLIGRASSLKGVAEALEREKYIMLVAQKTAGTEEPGFDDIYEYGTVAKILQVLRLPNNLLKVLVEGMMQARVVGPVRTEPYLEADIQPVALQVNERDRHLKAMVRHASELFEEYVKDNRNLPPEVLGAFENIDDPVRKLYYAAANVQQKVETKQRILNTPDIKEQYFELVSMLSSELELLKLEAEIDTKVQDQIQRSQRKFFIQEQIRALQKELGEEDDGGPELGPLKEMLDKAEMPEGVYTKALEEFERLKKTPSMSPEFGVNRTWLEWLAALPWSKRTPDNLNVEHVRAILEADHYDLEKPKERILEYISVLNLIGSLRGQILCFVGPPGVGKTSLAKSIARATGRNFVRISLGGVRDEAEIRGHRRTYIGAMPGKIIQALKRSGAVNPVILLDEIDKMSMDFRGDPSSALLEVLDPEQNSAFNDHYLEVDYDLSNVLFIATANVKYDIPGPLLDRMEVIELSSYLEPDKVEIARRHILPKILKEHGLQDFNITVTDKALLKIVREYTRESGVRSLEREIASVLRKVASTIVREVSAKSGATDPASLKGSAAYKRMARTKKFVVDEKHVEQYLRAPKFKTKDKELSDKVGVATGLAWTSLGGDTLPVEVTIMPGAERLTLTGKLGDVMKESAVAALSYLRANHARLGVDADFAKGKEIHIHVPEGAIPKDGPSAGITMTLALLSAASGRALRGDVAMTGEVTLRGNVLPIGGLNEKLLAAKRVGITTVLVPKDNRKDVEELSPVVTQDLEIVYVDHIEQAVPVAFATTTKPKSRKR from the coding sequence ATGAATACCAATGATGAAGTCCTGTCCACCATAGAACAGGCAGAAAAACGCGGTACCGCAGTCCCGGGCACCCTCCCCGTGCTTCCCTTGCGCGACATCGTCATCTATCCTCACATGATCTTCCCCGTCCTCATCGGACGGGCATCCTCGCTGAAGGGTGTGGCCGAAGCACTGGAACGTGAGAAGTACATCATGCTCGTCGCCCAGAAGACGGCCGGCACGGAAGAACCGGGATTCGACGACATCTACGAATACGGGACGGTAGCCAAGATCCTCCAGGTTCTGCGCCTGCCGAACAACCTGCTCAAGGTCCTGGTCGAGGGCATGATGCAGGCCCGCGTCGTCGGTCCCGTCCGCACGGAACCATACCTCGAAGCCGATATCCAGCCCGTCGCCCTGCAGGTCAACGAGCGCGACCGGCACCTGAAGGCCATGGTACGCCATGCCTCGGAGTTGTTCGAAGAGTACGTCAAGGACAACCGTAATCTTCCACCCGAAGTGCTGGGCGCCTTCGAGAATATCGACGACCCGGTACGCAAGCTCTACTATGCCGCGGCCAACGTCCAGCAGAAAGTGGAGACGAAGCAACGGATCCTCAACACCCCGGACATCAAGGAACAGTACTTCGAACTCGTGTCCATGCTGAGCAGCGAACTCGAGCTGCTGAAGCTCGAGGCCGAGATCGATACGAAGGTGCAGGACCAGATCCAGCGCTCGCAACGCAAGTTCTTCATCCAGGAGCAGATCCGTGCCCTGCAGAAGGAACTCGGCGAGGAAGACGATGGCGGACCCGAACTCGGTCCTCTGAAGGAGATGCTGGACAAGGCCGAAATGCCCGAAGGCGTCTATACCAAGGCACTGGAAGAGTTCGAGCGTCTCAAGAAGACACCGTCCATGTCGCCCGAGTTCGGCGTCAACCGTACGTGGCTCGAATGGCTGGCGGCTCTGCCGTGGTCGAAGCGGACGCCCGACAACCTCAACGTCGAACACGTACGTGCCATCCTCGAGGCGGACCACTACGACCTGGAGAAGCCGAAGGAGCGCATCCTCGAATACATCTCCGTGCTGAACCTCATCGGCTCGCTGCGCGGCCAGATACTCTGCTTCGTCGGCCCTCCGGGTGTCGGCAAGACGTCGCTCGCAAAGTCCATCGCCCGCGCGACGGGACGCAATTTCGTGCGCATCTCGCTCGGCGGCGTGCGCGACGAAGCCGAGATCCGCGGCCATCGTCGTACGTATATCGGCGCCATGCCGGGCAAGATCATCCAGGCTCTGAAGCGGTCGGGTGCCGTGAATCCCGTCATCCTGCTGGACGAGATCGACAAGATGTCCATGGACTTCCGTGGCGATCCGTCCTCGGCCCTGCTCGAAGTCCTCGACCCCGAGCAGAACTCGGCGTTCAACGATCATTACCTCGAAGTGGACTACGATCTCTCCAACGTCCTCTTCATCGCTACGGCCAACGTGAAATACGACATTCCCGGTCCCCTGCTGGATCGTATGGAAGTCATCGAACTCTCGAGCTATCTGGAGCCGGACAAAGTCGAGATCGCCAGGCGCCATATCCTGCCGAAGATCCTGAAGGAACACGGTCTGCAGGACTTCAACATCACGGTGACAGACAAGGCCCTGCTCAAGATCGTCCGCGAATACACGCGCGAATCGGGTGTACGGAGTCTCGAACGGGAAATCGCGAGCGTCCTTCGCAAGGTGGCCTCCACCATCGTCCGTGAAGTCAGCGCGAAGTCCGGCGCCACGGATCCCGCCTCCCTCAAGGGTTCGGCAGCCTACAAGCGCATGGCACGGACGAAGAAGTTCGTCGTCGACGAAAAGCACGTCGAACAGTACCTCCGTGCACCGAAATTCAAGACGAAGGACAAGGAACTCTCGGATAAGGTGGGCGTGGCAACGGGTCTGGCATGGACCAGCCTCGGAGGCGACACGCTTCCGGTCGAAGTCACCATCATGCCGGGTGCCGAGCGTCTGACGCTGACCGGCAAGCTCGGCGACGTGATGAAGGAATCGGCCGTCGCGGCACTCTCCTACCTCCGCGCGAACCATGCACGACTCGGTGTCGACGCGGACTTCGCCAAGGGCAAGGAAATCCACATCCACGTTCCCGAGGGCGCCATTCCCAAGGACGGTCCATCGGCCGGCATCACGATGACGCTGGCCCTGCTTTCGGCAGCATCCGGACGTGCCCTGCGCGGAGACGTGGCCATGACGGGTGAGGTGACGCTACGGGGCAACGTTCTTCCCATCGGCGGTCTGAACGAGAAACTGCTCGCGGCGAAACGCGTCGGCATCACTACCGTCCTCGTTCCGAAGGACAACCGCAAGGACGTCGAGGAACTGTCGCCGGTCGTGACGCAGGACCTCGAAATCGTCTACGTTGACCATATCGAGCAGGCGGTTCCGGTAGCCTTCGCCACGACGACGAAGCCGAAAAGCCGGAAACGCTGA
- a CDS encoding 16S rRNA (guanine(966)-N(2))-methyltransferase RsmD, which yields MRIIAGSLKGRTLSAPPGMSTRPTTDTVREMIFSLLDHHVMWAGLRIMDLCCGSGALGFEALSRGAAHCTFVDSSPAVMALVQETADSFGLSERTTVVRSDVISFLRQCGPGSADVVFADPPYADRLCTRIANGLLKLAILTPGGIYVGEHGDREIILPSPEWTVLAHKERGRTVVDVLRYEASLP from the coding sequence ATGCGTATCATCGCCGGCTCCCTGAAAGGACGTACGCTGTCCGCTCCTCCCGGTATGTCCACGCGGCCTACCACCGATACCGTCCGGGAAATGATCTTCTCCCTGCTCGATCACCACGTGATGTGGGCCGGACTGCGCATCATGGACCTCTGCTGCGGCAGCGGCGCCCTCGGCTTCGAAGCCCTGAGCCGCGGTGCCGCCCACTGTACCTTCGTCGACAGCTCCCCTGCCGTCATGGCTCTGGTGCAGGAGACTGCGGATTCCTTCGGGCTCTCCGAACGAACGACCGTGGTGCGGTCGGACGTCATATCCTTCCTTAGACAGTGCGGCCCCGGCAGCGCCGACGTCGTCTTCGCCGACCCACCCTATGCGGACAGACTCTGCACGCGCATCGCCAACGGCCTGCTCAAGCTGGCCATCCTCACACCCGGCGGTATCTACGTCGGCGAGCATGGGGACAGGGAGATCATCCTTCCGTCGCCGGAATGGACGGTTCTCGCGCACAAGGAGCGGGGCCGGACCGTGGTCGATGTGCTTCGCTATGAAGCGTCCCTGCCGTAA
- a CDS encoding HslU--HslV peptidase proteolytic subunit yields MSTYPEVHSTTVVGVMRNGKAALGADGQVSFGNTVMKHTARKVRRLYNDSVMVGFAGATADAFTLMQRFEEKLESHRGNLDRSAIDLARDWRTDRYLRRLEAMMIVMNQSKVLLLSGTGDVIEPDDNIIAIGSGGPYALSAARALAANTDLDARTIVEKSLHIAADICIYTNNVLTIDEL; encoded by the coding sequence ATGTCCACGTATCCCGAAGTCCACTCGACGACGGTCGTCGGCGTCATGCGTAACGGCAAGGCCGCCCTGGGCGCCGATGGTCAGGTATCCTTCGGCAACACGGTGATGAAGCACACGGCACGCAAGGTGCGCAGGCTCTACAACGACAGCGTCATGGTCGGCTTCGCAGGTGCCACAGCCGATGCCTTCACCCTCATGCAACGGTTCGAGGAGAAGCTGGAATCGCATCGCGGGAACCTCGATCGCAGCGCCATCGACCTTGCCCGCGACTGGCGTACCGACCGCTATCTGCGCCGCCTCGAAGCCATGATGATCGTGATGAATCAGTCCAAGGTCCTGCTCCTCAGCGGCACGGGTGACGTGATCGAACCCGACGACAACATCATCGCCATCGGCTCCGGCGGGCCCTATGCGCTGAGTGCGGCCAGGGCACTGGCCGCCAATACGGATCTCGACGCACGTACGATCGTGGAGAAGTCACTGCACATCGCCGCCGACATCTGCATCTACACCAATAACGTACTTACGATCGACGAACTATGA
- a CDS encoding HslU--HslV peptidase ATPase subunit yields the protein MNLTPHQIVAELDKYVIGQQAAKKAVAIALRNRWRRQQVEGDLQHEIMPNNIIMIGPTGVGKTEIARRLARLAGAPFVKVEATKYTEVGYVGRDVETMIRDLVEGAVSMVRTEHLQTVREQATAAAEQQILDILVPPVNTTMSFDLTGGQTENQQREQREQVRTMLQSGMMDDRVIEIDVKVDNMPGLNVLGPIGPEGFDMNIGEMLSGMMPKRFKKRRVTIAEARVIIEEQEAEKLVDMEKVTKEAIYRAENMGIVFIDEIDKVAVRSGTSGGVDVSREGVQRDLLPIVEGSAVNTKYGPVKTDHILFIASGAFHVAKPSDLIPELQGRFPIRVELQSLTVEDFVAILTQPEHALIKQYSALMRSEGYELIFDEGAIRAIASTAARVNEDVANIGARRLHTILTTLLEETLFHAPDSVEGPTISITADVVGERLSSIVQNSDLSHYIL from the coding sequence ATGAATCTCACACCGCATCAGATCGTGGCCGAACTGGACAAGTACGTCATCGGCCAGCAGGCGGCGAAGAAAGCCGTCGCCATCGCCCTCCGCAACCGCTGGCGCAGGCAACAGGTGGAAGGCGATCTCCAGCACGAGATCATGCCGAACAACATCATCATGATCGGTCCCACGGGAGTGGGGAAGACGGAGATCGCACGCCGTCTCGCACGCCTGGCCGGAGCGCCGTTCGTGAAGGTCGAGGCCACGAAGTATACGGAAGTGGGCTACGTCGGACGGGACGTGGAGACGATGATCCGCGACCTCGTCGAAGGTGCCGTCTCCATGGTCCGTACCGAACACCTCCAGACCGTCCGCGAACAGGCCACCGCAGCCGCGGAACAGCAGATCCTCGATATCCTCGTACCTCCCGTCAATACGACGATGTCCTTCGATCTTACGGGAGGGCAGACGGAGAACCAGCAGCGCGAACAGCGCGAACAGGTGCGGACGATGCTGCAGAGCGGCATGATGGACGATCGGGTGATCGAGATCGACGTCAAGGTCGACAACATGCCCGGTCTCAACGTTCTCGGACCGATCGGTCCCGAAGGCTTCGACATGAACATCGGAGAGATGCTGTCGGGCATGATGCCGAAGCGATTCAAGAAACGCAGGGTGACGATCGCCGAAGCACGCGTCATCATCGAAGAGCAGGAGGCCGAGAAGCTCGTGGACATGGAGAAGGTGACGAAGGAAGCCATCTACCGTGCGGAGAACATGGGCATCGTCTTCATCGACGAGATCGACAAGGTCGCCGTCCGCAGCGGTACCAGTGGTGGTGTGGACGTGTCGCGGGAGGGCGTGCAGCGTGATCTCCTTCCGATCGTCGAAGGATCGGCCGTGAACACGAAGTACGGTCCGGTGAAGACCGACCACATTCTTTTCATCGCTTCCGGTGCCTTCCACGTGGCCAAACCCAGCGACCTCATTCCCGAACTGCAGGGACGCTTCCCGATCAGGGTGGAACTGCAGTCGCTGACCGTCGAGGACTTCGTCGCCATCCTGACCCAGCCCGAGCACGCTCTGATCAAGCAGTACAGCGCCCTCATGCGTTCGGAAGGATATGAGCTCATCTTCGATGAAGGGGCCATCCGTGCGATCGCATCCACGGCGGCACGCGTGAACGAGGACGTCGCCAACATCGGGGCGCGTCGCCTGCATACGATCCTCACGACGTTGCTCGAGGAGACGCTCTTCCATGCGCCGGATAGTGTGGAAGGCCCGACGATTTCGATCACCGCCGACGTCGTAGGCGAGCGCCTGTCGTCGATTGTCCAGAATTCCGATCTCTCGCACTACATCCTGTGA
- a CDS encoding molecular chaperone DnaJ — protein MAQRDFYEVLGVTRTATQEEIKISYRKLAMQYHPDRNPGDAEAEERFKEAAQAYDVLGDADKRARYDRFGHAGMGGNAGGGQDFHNFTNINDIFSAFGDIFGGQGGGIFEQFFGGGGGRGQRRTGMGEPGADLRVRMPLTLEEIATGVDKTIKLRHWKTCTTCTGSGAKAGSTPITCSQCNGTGELRQVSRSMFGQFVNISACANCGGSGQVIKDKCTDCDGEGRVDGETTVKVTIPAGVRTGNYLSVTGKGHAGRRGGSAGDAVVVIEEQEHDVFERHEDDVVMDLTVDFPKAALGGEVEVPTLEGASSLKIDAGTQPGTILRMRNKGIPHLNSSGRGDQLVRFSVHVPTSLNSKEKATLKELAESDHFKPGTSKGAKDFFQRVKEVFS, from the coding sequence ATGGCGCAACGCGACTTCTACGAAGTGCTGGGTGTCACCAGGACAGCTACGCAGGAAGAGATCAAGATCAGCTATCGCAAGCTTGCGATGCAATACCATCCGGACCGGAATCCGGGCGATGCGGAAGCCGAGGAACGCTTCAAGGAAGCCGCCCAGGCATACGACGTCCTGGGTGATGCGGACAAGCGCGCACGCTACGACCGCTTCGGTCATGCGGGCATGGGCGGCAACGCCGGTGGTGGTCAGGACTTCCACAACTTCACGAACATCAACGACATCTTCAGTGCCTTCGGCGACATCTTCGGAGGTCAGGGCGGCGGCATCTTCGAACAGTTCTTCGGTGGCGGTGGCGGGCGCGGACAGCGCCGCACCGGCATGGGCGAACCGGGTGCCGATCTCCGCGTGCGCATGCCCCTCACCCTCGAGGAAATTGCGACGGGCGTCGACAAGACGATCAAGCTGCGCCACTGGAAGACATGCACGACGTGCACGGGCTCCGGTGCGAAGGCAGGTTCCACGCCCATCACGTGCTCCCAGTGCAACGGTACCGGCGAGCTGCGCCAGGTCTCGCGCTCGATGTTCGGTCAGTTCGTGAACATCTCGGCCTGCGCCAACTGCGGCGGGTCGGGGCAGGTCATCAAGGACAAGTGCACGGACTGCGACGGTGAAGGCCGCGTCGATGGCGAGACGACCGTCAAGGTCACGATTCCTGCCGGTGTACGCACAGGTAACTATCTGTCCGTAACGGGCAAGGGTCATGCGGGCCGCCGCGGTGGTTCGGCAGGTGATGCCGTCGTCGTCATCGAGGAACAGGAACACGACGTCTTCGAGCGTCATGAGGACGATGTGGTGATGGATCTCACCGTCGACTTCCCGAAGGCAGCGCTCGGCGGAGAGGTCGAAGTACCCACGCTCGAAGGCGCATCGTCGCTCAAGATCGACGCGGGCACGCAACCCGGTACGATCCTGCGCATGCGCAACAAGGGCATACCGCACCTGAACAGTTCCGGACGCGGCGACCAGCTCGTGCGGTTCTCCGTCCATGTGCCGACATCGCTGAACAGCAAGGAGAAGGCGACGCTCAAGGAACTGGCCGAGAGCGACCACTTCAAGCCCGGAACATCCAAGGGTGCGAAGGATTTCTTTCAACGTGTGAAGGAAGTGTTTTCCTGA
- a CDS encoding translation initiation factor IF-3 — translation MPFNAQRPENQRKQKINEEITANELRVVDARGGQLGIMQKRDALRMAQEQELDLVEIAPQAKPPVCKLIDYGKFTYEQQKREKQQKKAQVHQQLKEIRFKAGTDTHDFDFKTRHAREFLEEGHKVKASVFFRGREIMHQDLGEVMLKRFIEQLADVSKVDQPIKSEGRTLSVTLAPEKKVVPKKKEEQQVVESEAPKG, via the coding sequence ATACCGTTCAACGCTCAGCGTCCTGAGAACCAGCGTAAGCAGAAGATCAACGAAGAGATCACGGCGAACGAACTTCGCGTGGTTGACGCAAGAGGTGGACAACTCGGCATCATGCAGAAGCGCGATGCGTTACGCATGGCACAGGAACAGGAACTCGATCTCGTGGAGATCGCTCCGCAGGCCAAGCCACCGGTCTGCAAGCTCATCGATTACGGCAAGTTCACGTATGAGCAGCAGAAACGGGAGAAGCAGCAGAAGAAGGCCCAGGTTCATCAGCAACTGAAGGAAATACGCTTCAAGGCTGGTACCGACACGCACGACTTCGACTTCAAGACGCGCCATGCGCGCGAATTCCTCGAAGAAGGGCACAAGGTCAAGGCCTCGGTATTCTTCCGTGGCCGTGAAATCATGCACCAGGATCTTGGCGAGGTGATGCTCAAGCGATTCATCGAGCAGCTTGCCGACGTTTCCAAGGTGGACCAGCCGATCAAGTCGGAGGGGCGTACCCTCAGCGTCACGCTCGCACCGGAGAAGAAGGTGGTCCCGAAGAAGAAAGAAGAGCAGCAAGTAGTAGAGTCAGAAGCACCGAAGGGATAG
- a CDS encoding nucleotide exchange factor GrpE: MIHEDNDMLDRSETPEGTTMPAGDDRIAELEREIAEWKDQYVRSKAETENIRRRSTLREQELISYASEHLITKMLPVLDDLHAAVEAARTSTDAEAIRAGVEMIYNKAVRIFEEAGVRTIDAGVGQPFNVEVHEALMHMPNDVHPEGAVIQEVQRGYKLHDKVIRHTKVITSAGKDA, encoded by the coding sequence ATGATACACGAAGACAACGACATGCTGGATCGATCTGAAACCCCCGAAGGCACGACAATGCCGGCCGGCGACGACCGCATCGCCGAACTCGAACGCGAAATCGCGGAATGGAAGGACCAGTACGTCCGCAGCAAGGCCGAAACGGAGAACATCAGACGTCGCTCAACACTGCGTGAGCAGGAGCTGATCTCCTATGCATCGGAACACCTCATCACGAAGATGCTTCCCGTGCTGGACGATCTGCACGCTGCCGTCGAAGCGGCACGGACGTCGACGGACGCCGAAGCCATACGCGCCGGTGTGGAGATGATCTACAACAAGGCCGTACGCATCTTCGAGGAAGCGGGAGTGCGGACCATCGATGCAGGCGTCGGACAGCCCTTCAACGTCGAAGTGCACGAGGCCCTGATGCACATGCCCAACGACGTACATCCCGAAGGAGCCGTCATCCAGGAAGTGCAGCGCGGATACAAGCTCCACGACAAGGTCATCCGCCATACCAAGGTCATCACGTCTGCCGGAAAGGATGCATAA